One stretch of Pyxidicoccus trucidator DNA includes these proteins:
- a CDS encoding class I fructose-bisphosphate aldolase, with the protein MPGQAPYRAPPGWLSAQEGALRFSSDEWEEHMPTRPGLDETARAIVADGKGILAADETVATITKRLKARAIESTADSRRAYREMLFSAPDIASFIGGVILQDETIRQDSSTGTPLIDLLAGRGIIPGIKVDAGVHPLAGAPGEFVTEGLDGLRARLEEYRELGARFAKWRAVIIIRDGLPTERCTHANAHALARYAALCQELGLVPIVEPEVLMEGAHALERCEEVTGRVLQAVFNELFDAKVSLEGMLLKPNMITAGQGAARQGSVKEVAEATLRTLVRHVPPAVPGVVFLSGGQDHVLATKHLNAINELDSSKPWKLTFSYGRALQDEALEVWRGRRENVPAAQQVFHHRAWCDSAAALGRYSGNMEGEAGMARAEKPPSIHS; encoded by the coding sequence GTGCCAGGGCAGGCCCCTTATCGAGCGCCCCCTGGCTGGTTGTCGGCCCAAGAGGGCGCGCTCAGGTTCTCTTCCGACGAATGGGAGGAACACATGCCGACGAGGCCAGGGCTCGACGAAACCGCGCGAGCAATCGTTGCTGACGGAAAGGGTATCCTGGCGGCGGACGAGACGGTCGCAACGATTACGAAGCGCCTGAAAGCGCGCGCAATCGAGTCGACCGCGGACAGCCGCCGCGCCTACCGCGAGATGCTCTTCAGTGCGCCTGACATCGCCTCGTTCATCGGCGGTGTCATCCTGCAGGACGAGACAATCCGTCAGGACAGCTCGACGGGCACCCCGCTGATTGACCTGCTGGCTGGCCGCGGCATCATCCCTGGCATCAAGGTCGACGCTGGCGTCCATCCCCTGGCCGGCGCGCCGGGAGAGTTCGTCACTGAAGGGCTCGACGGGCTCCGCGCGCGGCTCGAGGAGTACCGCGAGCTCGGTGCGCGCTTCGCCAAGTGGCGCGCGGTCATCATCATCCGCGACGGGCTGCCGACCGAGAGGTGCACCCACGCGAATGCGCACGCGCTCGCGCGTTACGCCGCCCTCTGCCAGGAGCTGGGCCTGGTTCCCATCGTGGAGCCTGAAGTCCTGATGGAGGGAGCGCACGCGCTCGAGCGGTGTGAGGAGGTGACGGGGCGCGTGCTGCAAGCGGTCTTCAACGAGCTCTTTGACGCGAAGGTGTCCCTGGAAGGGATGTTGCTCAAGCCGAACATGATCACCGCGGGCCAGGGGGCCGCCAGGCAGGGCTCGGTGAAGGAGGTGGCGGAGGCGACGTTGCGCACCCTGGTGCGCCATGTGCCGCCCGCGGTTCCCGGGGTCGTCTTCCTGTCCGGCGGACAGGACCATGTCCTGGCCACGAAGCACCTCAACGCCATCAATGAGCTGGACAGCTCGAAGCCCTGGAAGCTGACCTTCTCCTACGGACGCGCGCTGCAGGACGAGGCGCTCGAAGTCTGGCGGGGCCGGCGCGAGAACGTGCCTGCCGCCCAGCAGGTGTTCCATCACCGCGCCTGGTGCGACAGCGCGGCGGCCCTGGGCAGGTACAGCGGCAACATGGAGGGCGAAGCGGGCATGGCCCGGGCAGAGAAGCCACCCTCCATTCACAGTTAA
- a CDS encoding glycoside hydrolase family 15 protein, with amino-acid sequence MDSKTRVRPAETPYPPISDYAFLSDCHSLGMVARDGTLEWMCFHRFDNNPVFACMLDREKGGFFRVAPVAPSTITRRYLPDTNVLETRFTTDTGVITVTDCLPCWEDERESGKLAITQPRHLLIRLVRCEKGEVEVAVTFSPRFDFGRTTPYLHPIADDLAVVFGGADSLLLQCNLGRITSDAKGGCDAREVLRAGDTREIALQWARPHQMKPARLESADLRTRVERTESWWRSWAGRCTYEGPHRDLVVRSLLVLKGLTYADTGAIIAAATTSLPEEVGGVRNWDYRFSWLRDSSVLIAALGMFGYRQEARQFARFLLTTTAGRTDELQILYGIGGERFLQETDLTFLDGYRGSRPVRTGNGAFDQLQMDTYGELIGVMYGLIHNLGINYEKLMADPATRFWMDFIRQVADTAASRWKEPDDGIWETRGGRQHFVFSKLMAWVALDRAITLFEPLPELNPDLDGWRRARDEVRQAIETQGVDPDTGAFVQTFGQKALDATGLQVLLSGFLPPDDPRVAATVERIDKELTRDGHVYRYIDRKDGLPGEEGTFAFCTLWLTTCFAVRGDVERAEERLGQVLEYVNDLGLLAEEIDPVNHESLGNVPQAFSHAGLIQAIVNIENARAARSEGRAPAVIAGPAPREAKERATIPASEPSSPT; translated from the coding sequence ATGGACTCCAAAACCAGAGTACGCCCCGCTGAGACTCCCTATCCTCCCATCTCCGACTACGCGTTCCTCAGCGACTGCCACTCGCTGGGCATGGTTGCCCGCGATGGGACGCTGGAATGGATGTGCTTCCATCGCTTCGACAACAACCCCGTCTTCGCCTGCATGCTGGACCGCGAGAAGGGAGGCTTCTTCCGCGTCGCCCCCGTAGCCCCCTCCACCATCACCCGGCGCTACCTGCCGGATACGAATGTCCTGGAGACGCGCTTCACCACCGACACGGGCGTCATCACCGTCACGGACTGCCTTCCGTGCTGGGAGGACGAGCGCGAGTCCGGGAAGCTCGCCATCACCCAGCCCCGGCACCTCCTCATCCGCCTGGTCCGGTGCGAGAAGGGTGAGGTGGAGGTGGCCGTCACCTTCTCCCCGCGCTTCGACTTCGGCCGCACCACGCCCTACCTCCATCCCATCGCGGATGACCTGGCCGTCGTGTTCGGAGGCGCGGACTCGCTGCTCCTGCAGTGCAACCTCGGCCGCATCACCTCCGACGCGAAGGGCGGCTGCGACGCCCGCGAGGTGCTGCGGGCCGGCGACACGCGCGAGATTGCCCTCCAGTGGGCGCGCCCGCACCAGATGAAGCCGGCGCGGCTGGAGTCGGCGGACCTGCGCACGCGCGTGGAGCGCACGGAGTCCTGGTGGCGCTCCTGGGCGGGCCGGTGCACGTATGAGGGGCCCCACCGCGACCTGGTGGTGCGCAGCCTCCTCGTCCTCAAGGGGCTCACCTACGCGGACACGGGCGCCATCATCGCCGCGGCCACCACGTCCCTGCCCGAGGAGGTGGGCGGCGTGCGCAACTGGGACTACCGGTTCAGCTGGCTGCGGGACTCCTCGGTGCTCATCGCGGCGCTGGGCATGTTCGGCTACCGGCAGGAGGCGCGCCAGTTCGCCCGCTTCCTCCTCACCACCACGGCGGGCCGCACGGACGAGCTGCAGATTCTCTACGGCATCGGCGGCGAGCGCTTCCTCCAGGAGACGGACCTGACGTTCCTGGACGGGTACCGGGGCAGCCGACCGGTGCGCACCGGCAACGGCGCGTTCGACCAGCTCCAGATGGACACCTACGGCGAGCTCATCGGGGTGATGTACGGCCTCATCCACAACCTGGGCATCAACTACGAGAAGCTGATGGCGGACCCCGCCACCCGCTTCTGGATGGACTTCATCCGGCAGGTCGCGGACACGGCGGCGAGCCGGTGGAAGGAGCCCGACGACGGCATCTGGGAGACGCGCGGCGGCCGGCAGCACTTCGTGTTCTCCAAGCTGATGGCGTGGGTGGCGCTGGACCGCGCCATCACCCTCTTCGAGCCCCTCCCCGAGCTGAACCCGGACCTCGATGGCTGGCGGCGCGCGCGGGACGAGGTGCGGCAGGCCATCGAGACGCAGGGTGTGGACCCGGACACCGGCGCCTTCGTGCAGACCTTCGGCCAGAAGGCGCTGGATGCCACGGGCCTCCAGGTGCTCCTCTCCGGCTTCCTGCCCCCGGACGACCCACGCGTGGCGGCGACGGTGGAGCGCATCGACAAGGAGCTGACGCGCGACGGCCACGTCTACCGCTACATCGACCGCAAGGACGGGCTGCCTGGCGAGGAGGGGACCTTCGCCTTCTGCACGCTCTGGCTGACCACGTGCTTCGCGGTCCGTGGCGACGTGGAGCGGGCCGAAGAGCGGCTCGGGCAGGTGCTGGAGTACGTGAATGACCTGGGCCTGCTCGCCGAGGAGATAGACCCCGTGAATCACGAGTCCCTGGGCAACGTGCCGCAGGCCTTCAGCCATGCGGGGCTCATCCAGGCCATCGTCAACATCGAGAACGCCCGCGCGGCCCGGAGCGAGGGCCGCGCCCCCGCGGTCATCGCCGGCCCCGCGCCCCGGGAGGCGAAGGAGCGCGCCACCATCCCGGCATCGGAGCCGTCGTCTCCGACCTGA
- the ppk2 gene encoding polyphosphate kinase 2, which translates to MAQVADTEPLKRKDYEKELRKLQARLCLLQDWVKQEGMRVIVVFEGRDAAGKGGTIRAITERVSPRVFRVVALPAPSSREKTQMYLQRYVPHFPAAGEIVIFDRSWYNRAGVEPVMGFCTPEEHKRFLIGCPVFEKYMVDSGIILLKIWLEVGKEEQERRFEARVGDPLRQWKLSPMDIKSWTRWYDYSQARDQMLAATDTPHAPWHILRSDNKKKARLNCIRFLLEQIPHKRVKRAKVKLPRRSMRGSYDDDASLKGKNFIPDRY; encoded by the coding sequence ATGGCACAAGTCGCTGACACGGAGCCCCTGAAGCGCAAGGACTATGAAAAGGAGCTTCGCAAGCTCCAGGCCCGGCTCTGCCTGCTTCAGGATTGGGTCAAACAGGAGGGAATGCGCGTCATCGTGGTCTTCGAAGGGCGGGACGCCGCGGGCAAGGGTGGCACGATTCGCGCCATCACCGAGCGGGTGAGTCCCCGGGTGTTTCGAGTGGTCGCCCTCCCGGCGCCTTCGAGCCGGGAGAAGACCCAGATGTACCTGCAGCGGTACGTGCCGCATTTTCCCGCGGCCGGCGAAATCGTGATCTTCGACCGCAGTTGGTACAACCGGGCCGGGGTCGAGCCGGTGATGGGCTTCTGTACTCCCGAGGAGCACAAGCGCTTCCTGATAGGCTGTCCCGTCTTCGAGAAGTACATGGTCGACAGCGGAATCATCCTGCTGAAGATCTGGCTCGAGGTCGGCAAGGAGGAGCAGGAGCGGAGGTTCGAAGCGAGGGTTGGCGACCCTCTTCGGCAGTGGAAGCTGAGCCCGATGGACATCAAGTCCTGGACGCGCTGGTACGACTACTCCCAGGCGCGGGACCAGATGCTGGCCGCGACGGACACGCCGCATGCGCCCTGGCACATCCTGCGTTCCGACAACAAAAAGAAGGCGCGGCTCAACTGCATCCGCTTCCTGCTGGAGCAGATTCCCCACAAGCGGGTGAAGCGCGCCAAGGTGAAGCTGCCCCGTCGTTCCATGCGTGGCTCCTACGACGACGACGCCTCGCTCAAGGGGAAGAACTTCATCCCCGACAGGTACTGA
- a CDS encoding acetate/propionate family kinase: MEQPTFETEDVPDALLVLNAGSSSLKFSVFLQEEPLRLLLRGEFEELSTHPRFVAHADGAVIGERDWAAGTRLGYEGATDFLFAWGRGGVLGGHRIAAVGHRVVHGGMRFSGPALVDAAALAELEALIPLAPLHQPHCVEAIRAVMRTAPLVPQVACFDTAFHRTQPPVAQAFALPRRFAEEGIRRYGFHGLSYEYIASTLPRVVPAAAEGRTVVAHLGNGASLCAMFRGRSVATTMGLTALDGLMMGTRCGAIDPGALLYLMDRHGMDARALERLLYQQSGLLGVSGESSDMRELLDSSSAAAAEALELFVYRIQRELGSLAAALHGLDAVVFTGGIGEHAAPIRERVCREAGWLGLELDEEANARGGPCITRPGSRVSAWVIPTDEEAMIALHTRRVLSTAGLAPGPRAPGLR, from the coding sequence ATGGAGCAGCCAACGTTCGAAACGGAGGACGTGCCGGACGCGCTGCTCGTGCTCAACGCCGGCTCTTCGAGCCTGAAGTTCTCCGTCTTCCTCCAGGAGGAGCCGCTCCGGCTCCTCCTGCGGGGGGAGTTCGAGGAGCTGTCGACCCATCCGCGGTTCGTCGCACACGCGGATGGAGCCGTCATCGGTGAGCGGGACTGGGCCGCGGGAACGCGGCTCGGGTACGAGGGCGCCACCGACTTCCTTTTCGCCTGGGGCCGAGGGGGTGTACTCGGCGGGCACCGGATCGCCGCCGTCGGCCATCGCGTGGTCCATGGCGGCATGCGCTTCTCCGGGCCCGCCCTTGTCGACGCGGCGGCCCTGGCGGAGCTGGAAGCGCTCATTCCGCTCGCGCCGTTGCACCAGCCCCACTGCGTGGAAGCGATTCGAGCCGTCATGCGGACGGCGCCACTGGTGCCGCAGGTCGCCTGCTTCGATACCGCGTTCCACCGCACCCAGCCGCCCGTGGCCCAGGCCTTCGCCCTACCCCGTCGATTTGCCGAGGAGGGCATCCGCCGCTACGGGTTCCATGGGCTTTCCTACGAGTACATCGCCTCCACGCTGCCTCGCGTGGTGCCCGCGGCCGCCGAAGGGCGCACGGTGGTTGCGCACCTCGGGAACGGCGCGAGCCTGTGCGCCATGTTCCGGGGACGTAGCGTGGCGACGACCATGGGCCTCACCGCCCTGGACGGACTCATGATGGGCACCCGCTGCGGTGCCATTGACCCCGGGGCCCTGCTGTACCTGATGGACCGGCACGGCATGGACGCGCGCGCGCTGGAGCGGCTCCTCTACCAGCAATCAGGCCTGCTGGGCGTCTCCGGCGAATCCAGCGACATGCGCGAGCTGCTCGACAGCTCCAGTGCCGCCGCCGCCGAGGCGCTGGAGCTGTTCGTCTACCGCATCCAGCGGGAGCTTGGCTCGCTCGCGGCGGCGCTGCATGGCCTGGACGCCGTGGTCTTCACGGGCGGCATTGGCGAGCACGCCGCGCCGATTCGCGAGCGGGTCTGTCGCGAGGCGGGCTGGCTCGGGCTGGAGCTGGATGAAGAAGCCAATGCGCGCGGCGGCCCCTGCATCACCAGGCCCGGAAGCCGCGTCTCCGCCTGGGTGATTCCCACGGATGAAGAGGCGATGATTGCCCTCCACACCCGGCGCGTGCTCAGCACGGCAGGCCTGGCGCCCGGTCCGCGGGCGCCAGGCCTCAGGTGA
- a CDS encoding Cof-type HAD-IIB family hydrolase, producing the protein MTIKLLIADVDGTMVTKDKVLTARTCEAVARLRASGVMFTVTSGRPPRGMAGLVAALKLTDPLAAFNGGVYVKPDLTTVLEQRTIPPDVARAAVDYLLQAGLDVWVYQGADWFLRSPEAFRVARERNNVGFDPVIIADLHRVLDAPIKLVGVSEDTALVARCEAELAMRLGTEASAARSTPYYVDVTHPEANKGMVVREAARILEIPLEQIAAIGDMSNDLPMLTTAGLGIAMGNASAEVQRFARHVTRTNDEDGFAYAVDAFILGQPPRARTRLGLPPRTRACLFGLDGVLTQTSSFHARAWKQLCDYYLVQRARASGQPFIPFDLVRDYSRYFDGKPPLEDLRAFLDSRAIALPESTVRALNDRKAAVLVELLRQERVETYEGAVRYVQAARAAGLRTAVVSPSRHCDEMLRSAGIADLFDARLDAAPPHELYLAAARALGVGSEEAVVFEDAPAGVAAARAAHFAYVIGVDRLGRPAELRRHGADVVVADPAALLEQDGTSHLALEAAH; encoded by the coding sequence ATGACCATCAAGTTGCTCATCGCGGACGTGGACGGGACCATGGTGACGAAGGACAAGGTCCTCACCGCGCGAACCTGCGAGGCCGTCGCCCGGCTGCGCGCCAGCGGTGTCATGTTCACCGTCACGAGCGGGCGACCGCCGCGCGGGATGGCAGGGCTGGTGGCCGCGCTGAAGCTCACCGACCCCCTGGCCGCCTTCAACGGCGGCGTGTACGTCAAACCCGACCTCACGACGGTGCTGGAGCAGCGGACGATTCCTCCCGACGTTGCCAGGGCGGCTGTCGACTACCTGCTCCAGGCCGGCCTGGATGTCTGGGTATACCAGGGGGCCGATTGGTTCCTCCGAAGCCCCGAGGCGTTCCGCGTGGCGCGCGAGCGGAACAACGTCGGGTTCGACCCGGTCATCATCGCGGACCTGCACCGCGTGCTCGACGCACCCATCAAGCTCGTGGGTGTGAGCGAGGACACCGCGCTGGTCGCGCGCTGCGAGGCCGAGCTCGCCATGCGACTGGGCACCGAAGCGTCGGCGGCACGTTCGACGCCCTATTATGTCGACGTCACGCACCCCGAAGCGAACAAGGGAATGGTCGTGCGTGAGGCCGCTCGCATCCTCGAGATTCCCCTCGAGCAGATCGCGGCCATCGGGGATATGTCCAACGACCTGCCGATGTTGACCACCGCCGGCCTTGGCATCGCCATGGGCAACGCCAGCGCCGAGGTCCAACGGTTCGCACGCCACGTCACGCGCACCAACGACGAGGACGGGTTCGCCTACGCGGTCGACGCCTTCATCCTGGGCCAGCCGCCCCGCGCACGGACGCGGCTGGGGCTTCCGCCCCGCACGCGCGCCTGCCTCTTCGGTCTTGATGGCGTCCTCACCCAGACCTCCAGCTTCCATGCCCGGGCCTGGAAGCAGCTGTGCGACTACTACCTGGTGCAGCGTGCGCGAGCCTCGGGGCAGCCCTTCATCCCCTTCGACCTGGTGCGCGACTACAGCCGCTACTTCGACGGCAAGCCGCCCCTGGAGGACCTCCGCGCGTTTCTCGACTCCCGCGCCATTGCGCTGCCGGAGAGCACGGTTCGCGCGCTGAACGACCGCAAGGCAGCGGTCCTGGTCGAGCTGCTCCGGCAGGAGCGGGTGGAGACGTATGAGGGAGCGGTCCGCTACGTCCAGGCGGCGCGCGCGGCCGGCCTTCGGACCGCGGTCGTCTCCCCGAGCAGGCATTGCGACGAGATGCTCCGGTCGGCAGGCATCGCGGACCTCTTCGACGCGCGGCTCGACGCCGCGCCGCCCCACGAACTCTACCTCGCGGCGGCCCGGGCCCTCGGGGTCGGCTCCGAGGAAGCGGTCGTCTTCGAGGACGCGCCTGCCGGCGTCGCGGCCGCACGGGCGGCCCACTTCGCCTATGTCATTGGCGTCGACCGGCTGGGCCGGCCCGCCGAGCTGCGCCGCCACGGCGCGGACGTCGTGGTGGCCGACCCGGCCGCCCTCCTCGAGCAGGACGGCACCTCGCACCTCGCTCTGGAGGCAGCGCACTGA
- a CDS encoding phosphoketolase, with protein MAHPTGTGASEYGSPLSAREHGQEPPAAAREPARGGGPLTAREVELMNAYWRACNYLSVGMIYLQNNPLLQRPLVPEDVKHRLLGHWGASPALSFTWIHLNRLIVEQDLDVIFVAGPGHGAPGVLGPAYLEGTYSEVYPDKSMDAEGMQKFFKQFSFPGHIGSHVTPETPGSIHEGGELGYSLSHAYGMAFDNPDLIVACVVGDGEAETGPLATAWHSNKFINPVRDGAVLPILNLNGYKIANPTILARISPEELEALFVGYGYKPYFVEGSDPAEMHQKMAETLERAVEEIRALQKTARQTDTPTRPRWPMIVLRSPKGWTGPKELEGHKLEGSWRSHQVPFGDVRNNPKHLKALEDWMRSYRPQELFDEQGRLIPELRSLAPKGPRRMSANPHANGGLLRKELKLPDFRDYAVKVVSRGTKLHENTKPLGEFLRDIMRDNPTSFRVFGPDETASNRLQAIYEVSKKTWMASLLPEDADGAELARDGRVMEMLSEHTLLGWLEGYLLTGRHGLFHTYEAFAHVIDSMFNQHAKWLDISKNYVKWRAPVASENILLSSTVWRQDHNGFSHQDPGFIDLVTNKSGSVTRIYLPPDANTLLVVADQCLRSTDCVNVIVSDKQKHLQFTSIDEAVAHCAKGLGIWKRASTDEDSEPDVIMASCGDVATQEALAAASILRARAPGLKLRFVNVVDLFKLQSSAEHPHGSTQRELESLFPPGKPIIFSFHGYASLIHKLAYRFIDHEDLHVHGYREKGNINTPFELAILNETSRFHLVIDVIDRVPGLHAKAGHLKEEMKNAIIDNLAYAHEHGRDRPEIADWTWPD; from the coding sequence ATGGCACACCCAACAGGGACGGGAGCATCAGAATATGGGTCGCCGTTGTCCGCCAGGGAGCACGGCCAGGAGCCCCCCGCGGCGGCCAGGGAGCCGGCCCGGGGGGGCGGACCGCTCACAGCCAGGGAAGTGGAGTTGATGAACGCCTACTGGCGGGCGTGCAACTACCTCTCGGTGGGGATGATCTACCTCCAGAACAACCCGCTGCTGCAGAGGCCGCTGGTGCCGGAGGACGTGAAGCACCGGCTGCTCGGCCACTGGGGCGCGAGCCCGGCGCTGTCGTTCACCTGGATCCATCTGAACCGGCTCATCGTCGAACAGGACCTCGACGTCATCTTCGTGGCCGGGCCGGGCCACGGCGCCCCGGGCGTGCTCGGGCCGGCGTATCTCGAGGGCACCTACTCGGAGGTCTACCCGGACAAGAGCATGGACGCGGAGGGGATGCAGAAGTTCTTCAAGCAGTTCTCCTTCCCCGGTCACATCGGCAGCCACGTCACCCCGGAGACACCGGGCTCCATCCATGAAGGCGGCGAGCTCGGCTACAGCCTCTCCCACGCGTACGGCATGGCCTTCGACAATCCCGACCTCATCGTCGCCTGCGTCGTGGGTGACGGCGAAGCCGAGACGGGACCGCTCGCGACGGCCTGGCACTCGAACAAGTTCATCAACCCCGTGCGGGACGGCGCCGTGCTGCCCATCCTGAACCTCAACGGGTACAAGATCGCCAACCCCACCATCCTCGCCCGCATCAGTCCGGAAGAGCTCGAAGCCCTGTTCGTCGGCTACGGCTACAAGCCCTACTTCGTCGAGGGCAGCGACCCGGCCGAGATGCACCAGAAGATGGCGGAGACCCTGGAGCGCGCCGTCGAGGAGATCCGGGCCCTGCAAAAGACGGCACGGCAGACGGACACCCCGACGCGTCCGCGCTGGCCCATGATCGTCCTGCGCTCGCCCAAGGGCTGGACCGGCCCGAAGGAGCTGGAGGGGCACAAGCTGGAGGGCTCCTGGCGCTCACACCAGGTCCCCTTCGGCGACGTTCGGAACAACCCGAAGCACCTGAAGGCGCTCGAAGACTGGATGCGCAGCTACCGGCCACAAGAGCTGTTCGACGAGCAGGGAAGGCTGATTCCGGAGCTCAGGTCGCTTGCACCCAAGGGGCCCCGGCGGATGAGCGCGAACCCGCACGCCAACGGCGGCCTGCTCCGCAAGGAGCTCAAGCTGCCCGACTTCCGCGACTATGCGGTCAAGGTCGTCTCGCGCGGCACCAAGCTGCATGAGAACACGAAGCCTCTCGGCGAGTTCCTGCGTGACATCATGCGCGACAACCCGACGAGCTTCCGCGTCTTCGGCCCGGACGAGACAGCCTCGAACCGGCTCCAGGCCATCTACGAGGTGAGCAAGAAGACCTGGATGGCCAGCCTGTTGCCAGAGGACGCCGACGGGGCCGAGCTCGCGCGGGACGGCCGCGTCATGGAGATGCTGTCGGAGCACACGCTGCTCGGCTGGCTCGAGGGGTATCTGCTCACGGGGCGCCACGGCCTCTTCCACACGTATGAGGCGTTTGCCCACGTCATCGACTCCATGTTCAACCAGCACGCCAAGTGGTTGGACATCAGCAAGAACTACGTGAAGTGGCGCGCGCCCGTCGCCTCGGAGAACATCCTGCTCTCCTCGACGGTCTGGCGTCAGGACCACAACGGGTTCTCACATCAGGACCCGGGGTTCATCGACCTGGTGACGAACAAGTCCGGCTCGGTCACGCGCATCTACCTGCCTCCGGACGCCAACACGCTGCTGGTGGTGGCGGACCAGTGCCTGCGCAGCACTGACTGCGTCAACGTCATCGTCTCGGACAAGCAGAAGCACCTTCAGTTCACCAGCATCGACGAGGCCGTCGCCCACTGCGCCAAGGGGTTGGGCATCTGGAAGAGGGCCAGCACGGACGAGGACTCGGAGCCGGATGTCATCATGGCCAGCTGCGGCGACGTCGCGACGCAGGAGGCCCTGGCCGCCGCCTCCATCCTGCGCGCGCGCGCACCGGGCCTGAAGCTGCGCTTCGTCAACGTCGTCGACCTGTTCAAGCTGCAGTCGTCGGCGGAGCATCCACACGGGTCCACCCAGCGCGAGCTCGAGAGCCTGTTCCCGCCGGGAAAGCCGATCATCTTCAGCTTCCACGGCTATGCATCGCTCATCCACAAGCTGGCCTATCGCTTCATCGACCACGAAGACCTGCACGTGCATGGCTACCGGGAGAAAGGCAACATCAACACGCCTTTCGAGCTGGCCATCCTGAACGAGACGTCACGCTTCCACCTGGTCATCGACGTCATCGACCGCGTGCCGGGGCTGCACGCGAAGGCGGGGCACCTGAAGGAAGAGATGAAGAACGCCATCATCGACAACCTGGCCTACGCGCACGAGCACGGCAGGGACCGTCCTGAAATCGCTGACTGGACCTGGCCGGACTGA
- a CDS encoding DUF2092 domain-containing protein, with amino-acid sequence MLATLAGGVAAAAPPPEAERAQKPVVDPKARALVEKMSDFLAGQQRFSVQTDGSMEVVLKTGEKIEYDFSSTVRLQRPDKLRSDRRGEVADVEFYYDGRTFTLFGKKTRYYATTEAPPKLDDAIDAAREKLGLEAPGADLLYSNPAKILMEDVVSGSNLGSSFVRGVPCQHLAFRGNETDWQLWIEDGPVPVPRKLLIVSKKVEGLPEFVVELSEWDFSPRFNDSVFRFTRPDGAERIDFLEAVPRPGPQGDTK; translated from the coding sequence GTGCTTGCCACACTTGCCGGCGGAGTCGCCGCGGCCGCCCCGCCTCCCGAGGCTGAGCGCGCCCAGAAGCCTGTCGTCGACCCCAAGGCCCGCGCGCTGGTGGAGAAGATGAGCGACTTCCTCGCCGGCCAGCAGCGCTTCAGCGTCCAGACGGATGGCTCGATGGAGGTCGTGCTCAAGACAGGAGAAAAGATCGAGTACGACTTCTCGAGCACGGTCCGACTCCAGCGGCCCGACAAGCTCCGGAGCGACCGGCGCGGAGAGGTGGCGGACGTCGAGTTCTATTACGACGGGCGCACCTTCACCCTGTTTGGCAAGAAGACCCGTTACTACGCGACCACCGAAGCCCCACCGAAACTTGACGACGCCATCGATGCGGCTCGAGAGAAGCTGGGCCTCGAGGCGCCCGGGGCGGACCTGCTCTACAGCAACCCCGCCAAAATCCTGATGGAGGACGTCGTCTCGGGAAGCAACCTGGGCTCGAGCTTCGTCCGCGGCGTTCCCTGCCAACACCTGGCGTTTCGCGGAAACGAGACGGACTGGCAGCTATGGATTGAAGACGGGCCCGTGCCCGTGCCACGCAAGCTCTTGATTGTCTCGAAGAAGGTCGAGGGCCTGCCCGAGTTCGTCGTCGAGCTCTCGGAGTGGGACTTCTCGCCTCGCTTCAACGACTCGGTGTTCCGCTTCACCCGGCCCGACGGCGCCGAACGCATCGACTTCCTCGAGGCGGTGCCCCGCCCGGGGCCACAAGGAGACACGAAATGA